The following coding sequences lie in one Candidatus Nitrospira allomarina genomic window:
- a CDS encoding phage holin family protein, whose translation MSVYQEERPLSDLFRDLMNEAKILIQQEMQLLKLEMSQKAKQAGKDVGFIAVGGALAYAGLLGLLYAAILALALIIPAWASALIVGLAVVGIGYALIQKGISDLKTMDPAPQKTIDSLKETKQWTTNVLN comes from the coding sequence ATGAGTGTATATCAGGAAGAACGACCACTAAGTGATCTCTTCCGTGACCTGATGAACGAAGCAAAAATCCTCATTCAGCAGGAAATGCAGCTTTTAAAGCTTGAAATGTCCCAAAAGGCTAAACAGGCCGGCAAAGATGTGGGATTTATTGCGGTAGGAGGAGCGCTGGCCTATGCAGGATTGCTGGGTTTGTTATATGCGGCCATTCTCGCCCTGGCATTAATCATCCCCGCCTGGGCTTCTGCGCTGATTGTCGGATTGGCCGTTGTGGGGATCGGCTACGCATTGATTCAAAAAGGTATCAGCGATTTGAAAACCATGGACCCCGCCCCGCAAAAAACTATTGACAGTTTAAAGGAGACCAAACAGTGGACGACCAACGTACTCAATTAA